The Anaerobaca lacustris genome segment GCGACGCGCTCGCTCGGTGCGCGACCCCAGGTCCTGCCTATCCTATGGCGTCGCCGCCGCGTTCGCCCGTGCGGATGCGGATGCACTCGGGCAGGTCCAGGACGAAGATCTTGCCGTCTCCGATCTGACCGGTTCTCGCCCCGGCGATAATGGCCTCGATGGTCGGGGCGACAAAGTCCTCATTGATCGCGATTTCGATCCGGACCTTCTTGAGAAGGTTGACCTCGAACTTGATGCCGCGATAGCTCTCCTGATACCCGCGCTGGGCCCCGCAGCCCAGCGCATTGGTCACGGACATCTTGTGGACCTCGGCCTTGTACAGGGACCGTTTCACGTCGTTGAGTTTGTGCGGCTGGATATAGGCGATAATCAGTTTCATCTGTTTGCTCCCATGCTCTGGCGTGTGTTAGCTGGTGGTGAACACCTGGAACCCGGCGTACGCCTCCATGCCGTGCTCTCCGATATCAAGCCCTCGCAACTCTTCATCGCGACTGACCCGCAGCCCGATCGTGCGATCGATCAGCTTGAAGACCGCCCCCATGCTCAGCGCCACGAACAGCACAGCACTGAGGCTGCCGAGCGCCTGAATCGCCAGTTGCGTCGGATTGCCGCTGTAGATCAGGCCGTTGTGGGCCAGGCCCAAAGAGGCTTTGCCGAAAATGCCGATGCTCAGCGTGCCGAGAATGCCGCACATGCCGTGGACCGGAACGGCGCCGACGGGGTCGTCGATTCGGAACCGGTCGAGCAGCTCGACGCCACGAACCACAACGAAGCCTGCCACGGCCCCAATGATCAACGCCGCCCACGGGGCAACGTAGGCACACGGCGCGGTGATCGCCACCAGACCGGCCAGGGCGCCGTTCATCGCCATCGACAGGTCGGGCTTACCGAACCGCTTCCAGACGGTCAGCATCGCCGCGATACCGCCGGTGGCCGCCGCCAGGTTCGTGTTCATCGCCACCAGCCCGATCAGCGTGCCGTCGCCCACAGCCAACGTGGAGCCCGCGTTGAACCCGAACCAGCCGAACCACAGGATGAACACCCCCAACGACGCCAGCGGGATGCTGTGACCGGCCAGGACATTTGGCTTGCCTTGCGCATCGTACTTGCCCTCTCGCGGCTTGAGAATCGCAGTGCCCATCAGCGCTGCGACGCCGCCAACGGTATGGACGACCGTCGATCCGGCGAAGTCGGCGAAACCGAGCTTCGACAACCAGCCGCCGCCCCAGATCCAGTGGCCAACGATCGGATAGACCAGCGCCGAGATGATGAACGAGTAGATCAGGTACGCGGGGAACTTCATCCGCTCGGCCATGCCGCCGGCCACGATGGTCGCGGCCGCCCCGCAGAACGCCGCCTGGAACAGCCAGAAGGCGTACAACGGAATTCCGCCGACCGTCGCCTCCAGCCCTGCCAGGCACCAGCCCTGCGTGCCGAACAGGCCGTTGCCGTTGCCGAACATCAGCCCATAGCCGATGAGAAAGAAGCCCAGCGACGCCATGCAGAAATCCAGGAAGTTCTTGGTGAGGATGTTGCAGGCGTTCTTGGCCCGGATGAAGCCGGTCTCGACCATGCCGAAGCCGGCCTGCATGAAGAACACCAGAAACGCCGCGACCAGGACCCAGACCGTATTCAGTCCCTGCTCCAGCGACTGGACGATCGGCCCTTCCTCGGCCGCTGAGGCGGCCCCCGCCGTCAACAGCACAAACAACCCTACCACAAGGGGCTTCCAACCCCGTCGCCAAACAGACCTTCTTCGTTCTGCCATCGCCTTCCTGTGCCTCCACGTCGGACCCCTGTTCAGCCGGTGACAACATGCACCGAACCCAAGACCATCTTCCCTAAACAAAACACATGCCAGGGTGACCGGCCGGACCGACAATCACATATCCATCGCACTGACAGCATCTTATGAAGAGCCGACCGGAATGCGACAATAGTGGCGAATCTACATCTCTGTAGTTTCTGTGAATCTAAGTAACAGTTTTGTAGATTATCTACTCATGCACCGGTGTCCGCCCCCGCCAGAAAAACCGGGCCCTGCCCTTTCAAGGAGCAGGACCCGCCTTCTGGCCCGACGGGCACACGAAGTGATGGCCCTGAGGCAGGGGCGCCCAACGCGAACCATCGCGTTGGGCAACCCAAGGGAAGTATCCGCTGGAATCACCCTACGGCGGCACTGCCGCGTTCGCCGGTACGAATGCGAATGCACTCGCCCAGGTCCACGACAAAAATCTTGCCATCTCCGATGGTGCCGGTCCGGGCGCCTGCAATGATGGCCTCGACGGTCTTCTCAACGAAGTCTTCGTTGACTGCAATCTCGATCCGGACCTTCTTGAGCAGGTTCACCTCGAAATCGACCCCACGGTAGCTCTCGTGGTATCCCTTCTGAGCGCCGCAGCCGAGGGCATTCGTGACCGAGAGCTTGAACACCTCGGCGGCATAGAGCGACTTCTTCACGTCCTGCAGTTTGTGTGGCTGTACATATGCGATTATCAATTTCATCGGTTCAACTCCACAAGAATGCGTGCTTAGCTGGTGGTGAAGATCTGGAACCCGGCGTAGGCTTCCATGCCGTGTTCACCGATATCGAGCCCCTTCTGTTCCTCTTCCTCGGAGACCCGCAGGCCGATCGTGACCTTGATCAGGTAGAACAGGCCCAATCCGAGCCCGAAGGCCCAGGCGAACGCGGTGACAACGCCCAGCGCCTGCACGCCCAACTGCCCGAGGCCGCCGCCGTAGAACAGGCCGGATTCGAGGTTGAACAGACCCGCCGACAGAGTCCCCCAGGCCCCACAGACGCCGTGCACGCTGACGGCGCCGACCGGATCGTCCACCTTCAGCACATGATCGATGAACAGTACGCTCAGCACAACCAACACCCCGCCGACGGCACCGATGAGGATAGCTCCCATCGGGGAGACGCCGTCACACGGTGCCGTGATTGCCACCAGACCGGCCAGCGCTCCATTGAGCGCCATCGAGGCATCCGGCTTCTTCAGCAGAACCCAGGCAGTCGCCATCGCCACGATGGCTCCGGCCGCCGCCGACAAATTCGTAGTCACCGCGATGTAGCCGATCGAGCCGTCGCCCGTGGTAGTGCTGCCCGGATTGAAGCCGAACCAGCCGAACCACAGGATGAACACCCCCAACGCCGCCAACGGCAGGTTGTGGCCGAGGATCGCCCTCGGTTTGCCGTCGGGACCGTACTTGCCCACACGCGGGCCGAGAACGACCGCCCCGGCCAGCGCCAGCCAGCCGCCGACGGAATGGACCACCGTCGAACCGGCAAAGTCCAGAAAGCCGAGCTTCTCCAGCCAGCCGCCCCCATCGAGCAGACCGCCCCAGGCCCAGGAGCCGAAGATTGGATAGATGAACAGCGTGATAAAGAAGCTGTATGCCAGGTAGCCTGTGAACTTGGTCCGCTCGGCCATCGCGCCGGAGACGATCGTCGCGGCCGTCGCGGCGAAGACCGTCTGGAAGATCAGAAAGGTCCAGTTCCAGTCGCCGCCCGGCTCGACGCCGCTGAGCCCGAACAGGGTCGTGCCAAAGAAGCCGTTGGTCTGGCCGAACATCAGACCGAATCCCACCAGGAAGAACGCGATCGAGCCGACCGAGAAGTCCATCAGGTTCTTCATGAGGATGTTGACCGCGTTCTTGGCCCGCGTGAAGCCCGTCTCGACCATGGCGAACCCGGCCTGCATGAAGAACACCAGGAATGCGGCGATACAGGTCCAGACAATGTTGATATTGGTCTGTAGTTCATCCTTGGCGACCTCCACGGCCGAGGCGGCGGTCTCGTCCGCCGCCCCGGCGGTGATCGGAAGGACCAGGACGAACAACGTTAGAAGCATTCCAAACAATCGCATGACGTTCACCTCATATCCCTTAGGATCTAAAACTCTTTCGAAAGACTGACACCCACCACGAGGATGCTGTTGTCCTTGTCATAAGCGTCGGAGTCCTTGACATCGCCGCCGAGCAGGGCGACGTAGCTGACACTCGGCGTCACACTCACACCGGCGACCTCAAACGGCAAGCCAACGGAAAGCACCAGATCGTTCAGCTCGGCTTTGTCAGTACCCCAGTAGTATTCATTGTACTTCTTGTCGCCCCAGCCGATGGCGGCGCTCAGGTCGATGCCCACCGGGATCTTCTCGGTCGCCTCGATGCTGTGGCCGACGCCGAGCGAGACGTAGATGCCGTCGGCCTCGTCCACGTCATGATAGACCGTAATGGACGGACTGGCCGGAACGTCCAGGTTGAATCCCCAGTACAGTTCGGTCGTCGTGCCAACGCTCGGGAAGTAGTAATAGATCGCCCCGATCGAGTAGCCGACGGTATCGTTGATCTGCCCGGAGTAGTCGAGGTACCAGTCGTATTCGATGAACTCGCCACGCTGATCGTTCTCATCCGTCAGATCCAGGCTGCCCCAGACCCCGGCGGTCAGGCCCCGATACGTAGCGCTGACGCCCGGCTGGAACACCCAGTCGTCGGTCAGGTTCTGACCGCGCCAGACATACTTGCTGAAGAAGTCCGCCGTCACCTCGACGCTCACCTTCTCTTCGGCCCACCCGGCTCCGGTCATCCCCAGCACCACCAACGCCACACACGACACTGCCTTGAACTTTCTCATCTGTTTTTCTCTCCTACTGCTTCGGTTGCTGTTGCCATCACTTGACGAAAGCTCTTGCCATCACGGTTCGATCCATGGACGATCAATGACACTCGCACAGGGGTAGCAAGCAGCGTACCAAAGCCCGCAGGTTTCCAGAAAACACCACAAGCCCTTGCTCTATAAGGACCTGCAAGCCCACCCTGCATGCCGACCTGCACAACAGGCAGAAACAAAAATGTAGGCATGTGACCGCATGTATACAAATTTGTAAGCCAATCCTCCCCGTCGCGTCACGATCGACAACAAGCCTCCGCCGTAATGCCACCACCTCTGAGCACGCGTCCGCGACGCCGGGCGCCATTGAAGTGGAACGGGCGTTCTTGACAGGGCGCGGCCGCGCCAGCATAATGCCGCAGACTTTCGCCACGACATTCGACACGGATTCGAGATCTGGGCCTGCCTATGAAAGAGACACCCTTTCTCTGTGAGCGGCAAACCGCCATCGCGGCGGCTCGTCGCGCAGGCGCCTATCTGAAAGCCCATCAGCATCTGGCCGTGATCGAACGGATCAAGAGCGGCCCGAACGATTACGCCACCGCGCAGGACCTCGGCGCTGAGAAGCTGATCCTCGACACCATCCGGGAGCGTTTTCCGACCGATGCCATCCTCTCGGAAGAGTCCCATACGCAACCATCGGCCGGCGAGCGACTCTGGGTCATCGACCCCTTGGACGGAACGCGCAACTACGCCAACGGACTGCGCCATTTCGCGGTCTCGATCGCCTTCTGCCACCGCGACCGCGCGGTGGCCGGCGTCGTCTATGTCCCGTGCGACGGCGATGAGCTGTTCTGGGCCGAGCGAGACCAGGGCGCATTCCTCAACGACGCACCCTTGCAGATGGCGGCCCCGTCGGCATCCCTGGCGAGCAGTCTGGTCGCGACCGGCTTCGCGTACCATCTCGGCGCCGCACTGCACCCCCACGTTGCGACGCTTGAGAAGGTGATGAACGCCGCGACGGACGTCCTGCGGTTCGGGTCGGCCGCCACCGACATCTGCTACGTCGCCGCCGGGCGATTCGGGGCCTACTACGAATCGGGCCTCAAGCCCTGGGACGTTGCGGCCGCGTCGCTGATCGTGCAGGAGGCCGGCGGGATGGTCTCCGACGTCTCCGGCGCGCCTCTCGACCTGTTCGCCAGGAACCAGACGACGTTTTGCCTGAACGTGCTTGTCGCGAAGAGCGCCGGCATTCACCGCCAGATGGCCGATCTGATCGGCCGCCCATCTTACCCAACCTCGCCACTCGACAATACGTAATTGCCACAATTGACGGACGCCGGTGCGTTGTCGTATAGTGAGATCGTGCTCGTGCTTTCGGAGAGCACCGGCACTGGAGGAACGCCCGTCCGACGTAAGGCGGGGCAAATCAACGGAACCATTTTCTGCAAGGAGGCAGGACGATGGACAAGATTCGAGTCAGTCTGGGTATGTTGCTCGCGATGGCGGCGGTCACCACCGCTCAAAGTATCACCTTTCCGTCTCTTCTACAGCGAAAAGGCGCCATCGAGAGCCTGTACGTAACGCCGGCCACCCCCACCACCGCCGCCCCCGTGGTGCTGCACGTGACGGTGGCCGACGCACTGCAATTCGATCGGGCCGAGACACAGCAGATCGGAAACACATTCATCATCCGGGTCTACTGGACCGAGCCACCGGCCGGCGGCTACGCGCTGTCGCCGGGACACGGCGAGAAGTCGCTGGGGGTGCTGGCCACCGGGACCTACCGCCTGCACGTCCAGTCCCTGTGCAACAATCTTCTGGCCGGCAGCAAGCAACTGACGTTCGACGTTGTCGATGCCCCGCCCGCTCCGACCCCCATGCTGGACGTGATCGACCGTGTCTGGATCACACCGAGCCGACCCAACATATCGGACAGCGCCACGCTGCGCGTTGCCGGCACCTGGCCGACGGGCGGCCATCAACTGTCCATCTCGATCATGCGGCTCACCGGGTGGGACGTCACGGTGGATCTGTACTGGAACGCGCCGCGCGAGCCCGTCACTCAGGTGGAGACACCTTTCACCTATGAGACACCGGTGAAACTGAGCATCGCGGGAACGTATACGGTCCGCGTGCGGGTGTATCTCAACGGACTGCTCGTGGATTCCGAGGCAATCTCGGTCGAGGCCACGGAGAACAACGGCAGCGATTGGCCGTGGGTCTTCCCTTGGGAATTCTCCCTGCCGTGGTAGAAGAGCGTAGGCGGATGGTTCTCAGTACGTCCGTTCGATGAACGCTCTCAGCAGCGGTTGCTCGTAGCACTCGGCAAGGTCTCTTTCCAGCTTTGCCGCATAGTCGGGGGCAATGCCAAGTGGGGTCCGCCACCTGAGCCAGCACTGAAGCATGTGGTCGGCATGGCGTCGGACCCACTGCTCCTTGCCGAGCGCGCCATCTTCGGTTTGCCCGTCGGTCAGGCCGACCCTCGCGGCGGGGCCGTCGGATGCGTCAACACGTGCGGCTTGCGCGCTCATCGCAACCACCCTCCTTTCCACCGGCCGTCGAACGCACGACGAGCCGGACGATTGCTGCCGGGGACGCCGCACCGTCGCTTTCGACGGGACGAAACAACAATGGCGGGCACCGCCTCCTCCTTCGTTCATCACCCTGTCTGCACGACAAGAAGAATCCGTTCCTGTGAAACGGTGCCCACCGCCCTTCCATGGGCATAGTCTCATCCTACAGCGGTTGCGGCCGACGTCAATTGGGGCAATTGCGTATTCTGCATCGTCAATTCCGATGAACAGATCCCACACAGACCATCTGAGTGAGCCTCGGCGCAGTGGCCGCAGTGCAGTGCACCCATGGATGGTTCGCCACGCGGATTCCTGTTGCTGCCAAAGCCGTTATGTGATACAAAGGAACGCGTATGGAGGCGCGTTTCGTGAGCTTGTCAGCCGGGGCACAGGATCATGAACGAGACAGCCCGCCGACACAGTTCACATCGAAGTCGGCGTCGGAGGCCTGAATGTGATGGGCACTGCGGGGCACATGGCAGGAAAGGAACATACGTGCATCTCTTCCACAGATGATCTCTGGCTTTCTTGAAGGAGGACGATCATGTCGAACAAACTGATCTGTATCATGGCGATGGCGTTTGTGCTTGGATGGTCCGGCGGCCTCATCCGAGCCCAGGAGAACCAGATCGTCAACAGCGAATTTGATGACGGCCTGACCGGATGGGGTCGGTATGGAGCGACCGGCTTCGATGTGGTCGTGGTACAGAACGCGGGCCTGTCCGGCGCGAACGCGGTTCTGCTCGACATCACCGACGCCGCCGCAACCGCCAGTATTGGGATTGCCCAGAGCGGCCTGCTCCTGGAGCCGGGAGTGACCTATCCCATCGGGTTTACCGCGCGAGCGCAGCAGAGCCGAGAAATGGTGGTTCTGCTCCAGACCAACCTCAACAATGTGAGCTGGCCCACCCAGGTGGAGCGGAGGGTCAATCTGACGACAACCGCCCAGACCTATGTCATCGAATACACCCACACCGGAGACACCCTGGGCGACGATCCCGGCGAAAGCGTGAATCTCTACCTGATGCTGAAGGGCGCCTGGTGGCCGATGGTCGGCGACGATCTGAACACAAAGGTATGGATCGACCGGGTCTACTTCGGCGCCGAGCCGCCGCTGCCGCGACGCGACCTGCCGACGAATCCCGAGCCCGGTGACAGCGCCACCGACGTCTGGCGGGACACGCGCCTGGCTTGGACACCCGGTGCGTTTGCCCAGAGGCATGACGTCTATTTCGGAACGGTCTTCGAGGACGTCAACGAAGCGAGCCGAGCCAATCCGATGGGCGTGCTTCTCAGCCAGGGGCAAAGTGCCGACACGTACGATCCGGGTCGCCTTGAACTCGGCCAGACCTACTACTGGCGAATCGACGAGATCAACGCGCCGCCCGACAGCACGGTTGTCCGGGGCCCCGTCTGGAGCTTCACAGTCGAACCTGCGACCTATCCGATCACTGCGATCACAGCCACCAGCGACGCTGCATCGCCGGATACAAGCGGGCCGGAGAAGACGATCGACGGCTCCGGCCTCGATGCCAATGACCAGCACTCGACCACCAGTAATGATATGTGGTTGGGCCAGTCGGCCGACGGCGAGCCCGTATGGATTCAGTACGAATTCGACCGGGTCTACAAGCTCCACGAAATGCTCGTCTGGAACTACAACGTGCAGTTCGAGCTGCTGCTCGGTTTTGGCGTCAAGGATGCCAAAGTCGAGTATTCCACGGACGGGCTGGACTGGACCTCGCTGGGCGACGTGCAACTGGCCCAGGCCGAGGCTCAGGCCACGTACCGTGCCAACACCACGATCGATTTTGAGGGCATCGCGGCCCGATACGTCCGGCTGACCGTCCTGGGCGGCTGGGGCATGCTCGGTCAGTATGGGCTCAGTGAAGTGCGCTTCCTCTACAGCCCCGCACACGCGACGCGGCCGCTGCCGACCGACGGCACCGCAGACGTAGACGTGGCCACGGCGTTGCGC includes the following:
- a CDS encoding P-II family nitrogen regulator, which encodes MKLIIAYVQPHKLQDVKKSLYAAEVFKLSVTNALGCGAQKGYHESYRGVDFEVNLLKKVRIEIAVNEDFVEKTVEAIIAGARTGTIGDGKIFVVDLGECIRIRTGERGSAAVG
- a CDS encoding ammonium transporter yields the protein MRLFGMLLTLFVLVLPITAGAADETAASAVEVAKDELQTNINIVWTCIAAFLVFFMQAGFAMVETGFTRAKNAVNILMKNLMDFSVGSIAFFLVGFGLMFGQTNGFFGTTLFGLSGVEPGGDWNWTFLIFQTVFAATAATIVSGAMAERTKFTGYLAYSFFITLFIYPIFGSWAWGGLLDGGGWLEKLGFLDFAGSTVVHSVGGWLALAGAVVLGPRVGKYGPDGKPRAILGHNLPLAALGVFILWFGWFGFNPGSTTTGDGSIGYIAVTTNLSAAAGAIVAMATAWVLLKKPDASMALNGALAGLVAITAPCDGVSPMGAILIGAVGGVLVVLSVLFIDHVLKVDDPVGAVSVHGVCGAWGTLSAGLFNLESGLFYGGGLGQLGVQALGVVTAFAWAFGLGLGLFYLIKVTIGLRVSEEEEQKGLDIGEHGMEAYAGFQIFTTS
- a CDS encoding inositol monophosphatase family protein, giving the protein MKETPFLCERQTAIAAARRAGAYLKAHQHLAVIERIKSGPNDYATAQDLGAEKLILDTIRERFPTDAILSEESHTQPSAGERLWVIDPLDGTRNYANGLRHFAVSIAFCHRDRAVAGVVYVPCDGDELFWAERDQGAFLNDAPLQMAAPSASLASSLVATGFAYHLGAALHPHVATLEKVMNAATDVLRFGSAATDICYVAAGRFGAYYESGLKPWDVAAASLIVQEAGGMVSDVSGAPLDLFARNQTTFCLNVLVAKSAGIHRQMADLIGRPSYPTSPLDNT
- a CDS encoding P-II family nitrogen regulator, with amino-acid sequence MKLIIAYIQPHKLNDVKRSLYKAEVHKMSVTNALGCGAQRGYQESYRGIKFEVNLLKKVRIEIAINEDFVAPTIEAIIAGARTGQIGDGKIFVLDLPECIRIRTGERGGDAIG
- a CDS encoding ammonium transporter produces the protein MAERRRSVWRRGWKPLVVGLFVLLTAGAASAAEEGPIVQSLEQGLNTVWVLVAAFLVFFMQAGFGMVETGFIRAKNACNILTKNFLDFCMASLGFFLIGYGLMFGNGNGLFGTQGWCLAGLEATVGGIPLYAFWLFQAAFCGAAATIVAGGMAERMKFPAYLIYSFIISALVYPIVGHWIWGGGWLSKLGFADFAGSTVVHTVGGVAALMGTAILKPREGKYDAQGKPNVLAGHSIPLASLGVFILWFGWFGFNAGSTLAVGDGTLIGLVAMNTNLAAATGGIAAMLTVWKRFGKPDLSMAMNGALAGLVAITAPCAYVAPWAALIIGAVAGFVVVRGVELLDRFRIDDPVGAVPVHGMCGILGTLSIGIFGKASLGLAHNGLIYSGNPTQLAIQALGSLSAVLFVALSMGAVFKLIDRTIGLRVSRDEELRGLDIGEHGMEAYAGFQVFTTS
- a CDS encoding discoidin domain-containing protein, with the protein product MSNKLICIMAMAFVLGWSGGLIRAQENQIVNSEFDDGLTGWGRYGATGFDVVVVQNAGLSGANAVLLDITDAAATASIGIAQSGLLLEPGVTYPIGFTARAQQSREMVVLLQTNLNNVSWPTQVERRVNLTTTAQTYVIEYTHTGDTLGDDPGESVNLYLMLKGAWWPMVGDDLNTKVWIDRVYFGAEPPLPRRDLPTNPEPGDSATDVWRDTRLAWTPGAFAQRHDVYFGTVFEDVNEASRANPMGVLLSQGQSADTYDPGRLELGQTYYWRIDEINAPPDSTVVRGPVWSFTVEPATYPITAITATSDAASPDTSGPEKTIDGSGLDANDQHSTTSNDMWLGQSADGEPVWIQYEFDRVYKLHEMLVWNYNVQFELLLGFGVKDAKVEYSTDGLDWTSLGDVQLAQAEAQATYRANTTIDFEGIAARYVRLTVLGGWGMLGQYGLSEVRFLYSPAHATRPLPTDGTADVDVATALRWRPGRDAALHRVYIDTDPDTVTDGTAPAVTVGDNLYRPDTVEFGGTYYWRVDEVNEAEPIALWEGDVWSFSMQPHAVIDDFEGYTDNLEAGEAIFDTWLDGWVNGTGSTVGYLDTPFAERSIIHGGVQSMPLAYDNTTSPWYSEAERTWDAPQDWTVFGADTLTVHFRGNPPAFLETAEGHIVMGAIGADIWGTADQFRFAYKSLNGNGSIVARVESIANTWPWAKGGVMIRERIDPGAAHAMVVLTPENGVALQYRPTMNGPSLSVDEPGPVAPYWVKLTRSGNTFTAERSEDGVNWVSITADPAASSVQISMATNVYIGLAVTSTNANAVTGAEFSAVATTGNVTGQWQTASIGREQPEGNAAEPLYVAVEDNAGNTAVVPHPDPLAVLRAEWQAWRIPLSEFHAAGVRMNSVRTMFIGVGDRNNPTAGGAGLVYIDDILFGRPAAD